TTGCAGAACACCTTGACCACGCGATCGCCTGAATCGATCTGCTCCAGGGGATCTTTACGCAGGCGGTGCCGAAGGCAACATGACGCCACCCGGGCAACATCCTCTTCAGTCACTTCGGTGCGACCTTCAAACGCCGCCAGGGCGCGCGCGGCCCGGTTGGTAACGATGTCACCACGGAGCCCATCCACATCCAGTTCGCCACACACCGCTGAGATGCGCAGACGCAGATCGTCATCGATCTGAACCTGGTCAAGACGTTGCTGAGCCTCCACCACGCGTTGCTGCAGGGCTTGCTGGCCAGCTTCAACAGCTGTGCTGAATTGATCTGGATCCGTGTCGAACGCTGTGCGCTGATCCACCACCTGCACGCGCAGTTCGGGGTCACGCACGGTGCGCACCTCCACACTCATGCCGAAGCGGTCGAGCAGCTGAGGACGCAGTTCACCTTCCTCGGGGTTGCCGGAACCGATCAGCACAAAACGGGCGGGGTGGCGCACCGAGACGCCCTCCCGTTCCACGGTGTTCCAGCCGGACGCGGCTGAATCGAGCAGAACGTCCACTAGGTGGTCGTCCAGCAGATTCACCTCGTCCACATAGAGCAAACCCCGGTTGGCTTTGGCCAGCAAGCCCGGTTCAAAGGCACGAACGCCATCACTGAGCGCCTTCTCGATGTCAATGGTTCCGCACAGTCGATCTTCCGTGGCCCCCAGAGGGAGGTCGACCATCGGCACCTGGCGTTCTTCGGTCCCGAGGGTTTCGCCGTGCTCGAGACGCTGAACCACGTCACTGCTCTGCAGATCCGGATCCGTGGGCGAGCTGTTGTAGGGGTCACCCGCCACCACTTCAATCCCGGGCAGCAGATCTGCCAGAGCCCTGATGGTGGTTGATTTGCCTGTGCCCCGATCGCCCATGATCATCACCCCACCGATGCGGGGATCAATCACGTTTAGCAGGAGGGCAAGCTTCATCTCCTCCTGCCCGATCACAGCGGTGAAGGGGAAGACTCTGCGCTTGCGCGTTGAACTCACGGACGATCGTCTTGTGCTGGTGAGGATTGTTTCACAGGTCGGAGGCTCAGCACCTGTGGTGGTGTGGCATCCGCTGGGTAGATCAGTCGCACGCGCACGCGCCGACTCTCGCCCGGGCCAAGCGACACCTGACCAAGCTCCGGGCCTTGCTGTCCCCGTCGCAGCACCAGGTGAAAACGCCGGGGGCCACTGCGTTGCCCGTCATTCCCGTCCAGCCCCGTCACTTCGATCGGCCCGCGGAACATCACCGGCCCGCCTTCGCTGCGGCTGAAGGCGAGTTGTTGGTTCGTGCTTTGGTTTTTATCGGGCGATTCCAGGGCGATCGCTACGGTCCGCGTCTCAGCGCTGGCATTGCGCAGGGGCAGTGTGAGGTCGTACTCCACGCCGTAGTTGCCGTGCGCTGCCCAGGCGGTGCCTGGGTCGAAGGCCTCGAGCTCCGCTGTCTGAATCTGTCCGGTTTGAAGATCGCCATTGATGAGGCTGCTGATCGGCCAGGAGATCGTGTTTTCGCTCAGGTCGAGATAACTGGATCCGGGGTCAGTCAGCTGTGCTTGCCAGGTGCTGCCGATCTGGACGCCACTGACGCGGGAATAAATGATGCGCCCCCTGGCACCGCGGGGCGTCGGTTCGTGTTCTTTCGGACTCTGTACGCCAGCATTCAGCAGCTTCTGCCAGTCGGCAGCGCTGGGTGCCTGACGGTTGTCGCCGAAGGCGGCGAGTGTGGCCATGTGCACGGGCCCTGAGCTGTGCAGCCTCATCTGCAGATTGCGACCGTTCAGCAGCGGGTCCAGGCCGGCCACAGGAATGGGGAGCATCACCAGAGTCGTTGCTGTCCCCGGCTGGATGGTCCATTGCCGGGGGAGTTCGGTTGCCGAGTCTCCACGCAGCAGATCGCCAGCCACGCGGCTGCCAGGACCTGAAGAAATGGGAGTTCCGCTTTCCGCCATCAAGGCAGGCAGCGGCAGAAAGGGCGATGCGGTTTGCTCCTTGCTGACCGCCTGGGAGAGCGCGGTGCTTCCGCCCAGCAGGTCCAGCGTGACGGCCTGATCGGTGGCTGGTTGAGCGATCACAGCAAGCCAGAGCGTCGAGTCGAGGCGGTCAGGTGTTCCGGCGTAGACGTGATGGCTGAACAGGTCGAAACGCCCGTTCAAGGCCAGATCAAGCCCAGGGCTTTGCGGGAATGTGGAGACCAGAATTCCCTCACCGCTGATCAGTTCAGGGTTGTTGTCGTTCAGGACCAGCACCGGATCCAGACTGCCGGGCAGGCTGCGCACTTCCTGGCGTCGGATCTGCGGACCGTCGTCAGCAGCTTTGCCTTCGCCAGCCGCTTGGCTGGTGGATGTCTGATCTTGCGCCCATGCCATCGGCGGAGTGATGGACTGGCTGGCTGCGGAAGCCGCCATCGCCGCCAGCGTGACCAGCATCGGAATCCGGGAGAAGCGTTTCATCACTGGTTGGTGCTGGGTTGGGACACGGCAGGGCTCACGGCTGGTTTGGGTTTGAGCACCGGGGCCATCGCTGCTGTGAGCTTGCGGATCATTTCCGTTGAGCGTGGGTCGTTGAAAGGACCTTTCACTAGGAAGGCGGCGACGGCGCGATTGCCATCGGGCAGTTCGATCAACCCGGCATCGGCATAGGCGATCCCGATGTCACCGGTTTTGTTCAAGACCCGATAGCCCTTGATCATCAGGCTCTGATCCGGCTTTCCCTGCTGACCGCCGAGCCCTCGCATCAGCCCACGGGGGATGAGGGTGTTGGTGATGGAGGTGCCCATCACCTGACGGAACAGATCGCGGCTGCGGATCGACAGAGCTTCGCCGGTGTCGACCAGAGCGATGGCGTGGGCGAGGTCTCTGGCGCTGGTTGTGTTGGTTCCCCCAAGGTCCGGGAGCCAGTTGTTCACGGCGGTGGCGCTCAGCCCAAGGGCGTTGAAGCGAAGATTGAGTGCTTCCTTGCCGCCGAGACGATCGATCAGCAGGTTGGTGGCTGTGTTGTCGCTGACACGGATCATCTCCGTGGCGACTTCATGCGTGGGGAAGCGGGTGCCGATGGGCTTCGAAGCCATCCAGCCGGCTCCTCCTCCCACCACGGTTTTGGTGAGGGTGAGGGGCTCATTCCAGCGCAAGCGCCCGGCATCCAGCTCCTCCAGCGTCACCAAAAGAATCGGCGTCTTGATTGAACTCGCCGCCGGTAGCGCGGTGTCGGGTTCGAGCTGGGCGTAGCGACCGTCATCCAGCACGAGCATGAAAGCGCTCACCTTCAGATCCGCTTGGGTCGCGGCCAGTTCTTTCCAACGTTGACTCAGGGCAGTGAGTTCATTGCGCGTTTCAAAACGACCAAGGTTGTCGTTGCGGCTGGAGAGCGGGGCACTACTGCCCGTTGCCGTCACCGCCTCCTCGTCCTGCGGCGCGATGTCCGTTGACACCAGCCAGCTGGGAATCGGCCAGTCACCCCGCTGGGCTCCCGTGCCAGCAAGCTTCAAGGCAGACCCAGTGATCACTCCCAGGCCGACGCCCATCAGCACAAGGCGTAGCAACAGACGCAGCGGTCGTCCCCAGCCTGGGGTCTGGCGACTGGATCGACTTGTGGCCAAGGAGCGGTGTGTGAAAGCCAGAGATTACGGGCGGTTGCTACGAATCGCCCAACGAAGTTGACGCACCATGCCGCGCAGTAGTGCCACTTCCTCCGGGCGAGCCAAGGCCCTTTGCAGCAGTGCTCTCACCTTGGCCATTCGTGCCTTGGCTGTGTGTTCCAGCAGAAAACCCGCCTCAAGCAACAGATCCTCTGCATCGCTGAGGCAGGCATCCAGCTGAGGAGGCAGTGCGGCTTCTACCGCCTGAAGCGGCTCTGGGGGACCTGGATCGGGTTGCCTGCGGGTGCGTTCCAGCTCGTGCAGAAGCACAGCCACCGCGTGGGACAAATTCAGGGATGGGTAGGCATCGCTCGAGTGCAGTCGCACCACGCGCTGACTCAGCAGCAGCTCTTCGTTGCTGAGTCCACGGTCTTCTCGGCCGAACACCAAGGCAACGCGGGCGTTGGTCTCGAGCCCCTGATGAACCCAGGGCATGGCCTGTTCCGGTGCCTGCAGTGGGATCTCTCCGTGGTCCAGGCGTCCGCAACTGGCCACAACCCGCTGGCAATCGGACAGGGCATCAATCAGTGATGGAGAGTGCCGTGCGTTCTGCAGAACGTTCTGGCCATGCACGGCCATGCGCAGGGCCTCTGGATCCTTGGGGTCGCAGCGGGGGTTGACCAGTCGCAGCTCATCCACTCCAAAATTGGCGCAGAGCCGGGCGACGCTGCCCACGTTGAGCGGTCCGGCAGGCTCCACCAGCACGACAACGAGCGTCAAAGGGCAATCAGTCGAAGGTGTGCAGATAGCTCAGCAGGTCAGCCATCCCTTCCGGTTCGATTTCGAAACGGGGCATGGGTGGTGTTTCTCCGCTCACGATCTGGTGAATCACAGCGCGATCGGACCGGCGTGTGCTGAGGCCCTGAAGGCTTGGACCCACCAACCCCTGGGCGGCAATGCCATGGCAGCCGGCACAGTTGATCCTGAAAATCTGTCCACCATGTTGGATGTCACCCGTTATGGCCAATGTGGCTTTGCTGTAGGGGTCGAGTCGGGTTCCCGCGTAGAGCCAACCCACCAGCACCAGCGCGGTGATCACAGCGACGGCAACCAGCGCCGGCACCAACCCACGCTTGCGCTCAGAAGCAGCAGTTGATGACGTTGAGGTCACAGATGCGTCGCATGCATGGAACAATTGTGGTCAATCCTTCCATTCGGCGCGACGCCATGATCGAACCCCTGCTCTGCGGAATCGTTTTGGGCTTGATCCCCGTTACGCTTCTGGGACTGTTCGTGGCTGCTTGGAATCAGTACCGCCGGGGGAGTGCTCTGGGGGGCTGAGGATCAGCAGGCTGCTGTTTCCGTAACGCCGACGATCCCTTTCAATCCAGGGAGCCGGAGCTTCAAGTCGAAACTTGCTTGCGTGTTCGCATATCACAAAACCCTCGGACTGCACCCATCCGCCATGGTGCAGCAGTCCGAGGGTTTTGTTGTAGATCTCCGCTGCATAGGGCGGATCGAAGTACACGATTGAGAAGGCGGGTTCACTGGCAGGACGTCCGCTCTTCAGCCAGCTGAGCAGATCCCTGCGAATCACGCTTACCTGAGCGCTCTCAGTGTCAGCTGAGGCCACGAGCTCGAGATTTTCCCGGCAGATCGTTGCCGTGCGCGGGTTGTTTTCGACCGCGACCACCCGTTCCGCTCCATGCTGCAGCGCTTCGCATCCCATCACGCCACTGCCGCTGCAGAGGTCAAGCCAGCGGCACCCCTGCAATTCCGCCTGAAACATGTTCATCAATGCTTCTCGGACGCGAGATGTAGTCGGTCTCGTGCTCTGACCGGCAGGGCTGCGCAATCGACGTCCTCCGATCAATCGCAGTTGCCCGCTGCTCACGTGGGATCAGACGCACCGTTCTGAAGCCATTGCAGCCAGCGCGTCAGCAGTTGTGATCCGGCAATGGATGACTTTTCAGGATGAAATTGACAGGCTCCTGTGCGTCCTTTCCAGACCAACGCGGTGGCGGTGCCGTGGCCGAAGGAGACGGTGGCAGCAAGATCGCTTTCTGAGGCAGGGGCCGCGGCAAAGGAGTGCACGAAATAGA
This region of Synechococcus sp. NOUM97013 genomic DNA includes:
- the bchI gene encoding magnesium chelatase ATPase subunit I translates to MSSTRKRRVFPFTAVIGQEEMKLALLLNVIDPRIGGVMIMGDRGTGKSTTIRALADLLPGIEVVAGDPYNSSPTDPDLQSSDVVQRLEHGETLGTEERQVPMVDLPLGATEDRLCGTIDIEKALSDGVRAFEPGLLAKANRGLLYVDEVNLLDDHLVDVLLDSAASGWNTVEREGVSVRHPARFVLIGSGNPEEGELRPQLLDRFGMSVEVRTVRDPELRVQVVDQRTAFDTDPDQFSTAVEAGQQALQQRVVEAQQRLDQVQIDDDLRLRISAVCGELDVDGLRGDIVTNRAARALAAFEGRTEVTEEDVARVASCCLRHRLRKDPLEQIDSGDRVVKVFCKVFERSESSDRAEFELALAA
- a CDS encoding DUF3370 domain-containing protein is translated as MKRFSRIPMLVTLAAMAASAASQSITPPMAWAQDQTSTSQAAGEGKAADDGPQIRRQEVRSLPGSLDPVLVLNDNNPELISGEGILVSTFPQSPGLDLALNGRFDLFSHHVYAGTPDRLDSTLWLAVIAQPATDQAVTLDLLGGSTALSQAVSKEQTASPFLPLPALMAESGTPISSGPGSRVAGDLLRGDSATELPRQWTIQPGTATTLVMLPIPVAGLDPLLNGRNLQMRLHSSGPVHMATLAAFGDNRQAPSAADWQKLLNAGVQSPKEHEPTPRGARGRIIYSRVSGVQIGSTWQAQLTDPGSSYLDLSENTISWPISSLINGDLQTGQIQTAELEAFDPGTAWAAHGNYGVEYDLTLPLRNASAETRTVAIALESPDKNQSTNQQLAFSRSEGGPVMFRGPIEVTGLDGNDGQRSGPRRFHLVLRRGQQGPELGQVSLGPGESRRVRVRLIYPADATPPQVLSLRPVKQSSPAQDDRP
- a CDS encoding serine hydrolase, which encodes MATSRSSRQTPGWGRPLRLLLRLVLMGVGLGVITGSALKLAGTGAQRGDWPIPSWLVSTDIAPQDEEAVTATGSSAPLSSRNDNLGRFETRNELTALSQRWKELAATQADLKVSAFMLVLDDGRYAQLEPDTALPAASSIKTPILLVTLEELDAGRLRWNEPLTLTKTVVGGGAGWMASKPIGTRFPTHEVATEMIRVSDNTATNLLIDRLGGKEALNLRFNALGLSATAVNNWLPDLGGTNTTSARDLAHAIALVDTGEALSIRSRDLFRQVMGTSITNTLIPRGLMRGLGGQQGKPDQSLMIKGYRVLNKTGDIGIAYADAGLIELPDGNRAVAAFLVKGPFNDPRSTEMIRKLTAAMAPVLKPKPAVSPAVSQPSTNQ
- a CDS encoding RNA methyltransferase, translating into MTLVVVLVEPAGPLNVGSVARLCANFGVDELRLVNPRCDPKDPEALRMAVHGQNVLQNARHSPSLIDALSDCQRVVASCGRLDHGEIPLQAPEQAMPWVHQGLETNARVALVFGREDRGLSNEELLLSQRVVRLHSSDAYPSLNLSHAVAVLLHELERTRRQPDPGPPEPLQAVEAALPPQLDACLSDAEDLLLEAGFLLEHTAKARMAKVRALLQRALARPEEVALLRGMVRQLRWAIRSNRP
- a CDS encoding cytochrome c encodes the protein MFHACDASVTSTSSTAASERKRGLVPALVAVAVITALVLVGWLYAGTRLDPYSKATLAITGDIQHGGQIFRINCAGCHGIAAQGLVGPSLQGLSTRRSDRAVIHQIVSGETPPMPRFEIEPEGMADLLSYLHTFD
- the petG gene encoding cytochrome b6-f complex subunit V translates to MIEPLLCGIVLGLIPVTLLGLFVAAWNQYRRGSALGG